From the Acidilutibacter cellobiosedens genome, one window contains:
- a CDS encoding M20 family metallopeptidase: MRKCIDDVLKILEEFVNMDSGSYDKRDTDKFTKIVENEFKKAGMAVSRITQKDVGDFLECRVGQGDRQILLLGHMDTVFSSGTAKIRSFIKKGDLIYGPGVLDMKGGIVVLLFAIKNIINVLPKNTKLLVFLNTDEEIGSNYSKDYILKNARQSIACLSFESAKPGTLTTERKGIISFKMSVNGISSHSGVNYNMGKSAIKEIAYKVCDLYNLVDIEKDITVNVGTINGGQKVNIIADHAEAFIEIRYFNIGDGESLKRKIKNIINNNHVEGTWTNIEIISERMPLVSNERCEKLFDIAEYTAEKLGKEIKPRKTGGGGDVSFAAMCGIPVIDGLGPEGENSHTEKEFVNVDSIPFRIKLASQIILNIANGGL; the protein is encoded by the coding sequence ATGAGAAAATGTATTGATGATGTTCTAAAAATATTAGAAGAATTTGTAAATATGGATAGCGGAAGTTATGATAAAAGGGATACAGATAAATTTACAAAAATTGTTGAAAATGAGTTTAAAAAAGCAGGAATGGCGGTATCAAGAATAACTCAGAAAGATGTGGGAGATTTTCTTGAGTGTAGGGTAGGGCAAGGAGATAGACAAATACTTTTATTAGGACACATGGATACTGTATTTTCTTCTGGAACTGCAAAGATAAGGTCATTTATTAAGAAAGGAGATCTTATTTATGGTCCTGGTGTATTAGATATGAAAGGCGGGATTGTAGTACTTTTATTTGCAATTAAAAATATAATTAATGTTCTTCCAAAAAATACTAAACTTCTGGTATTTTTAAATACTGACGAAGAAATAGGTTCTAATTATAGTAAAGATTATATATTGAAAAATGCAAGACAATCCATTGCTTGCCTTTCTTTTGAATCAGCAAAACCAGGAACCCTTACTACTGAGAGAAAGGGAATAATTAGTTTTAAAATGAGCGTGAATGGTATATCATCTCATTCAGGAGTTAATTATAATATGGGCAAAAGTGCAATAAAAGAGATTGCTTATAAAGTTTGTGATTTATATAATTTGGTTGATATTGAAAAAGATATTACTGTAAATGTTGGTACTATTAACGGGGGACAAAAGGTGAATATTATTGCGGACCATGCTGAAGCTTTTATTGAAATAAGGTATTTTAATATAGGTGATGGAGAATCTTTAAAGAGAAAGATTAAGAATATAATAAATAATAACCATGTTGAAGGTACATGGACAAATATTGAAATCATATCTGAAAGGATGCCTCTAGTATCTAATGAAAGGTGTGAAAAGTTATTTGACATAGCAGAATATACAGCAGAAAAGTTGGGCAAGGAGATAAAGCCAAGAAAAACGGGAGGAGGAGGAGATGTTTCTTTTGCTGCGATGTGTGGCATACCAGTAATTGATGGATTAGGACCTGAAGGAGAAAATTCTCATACGGAAAAAGAGTTTGTAAATGTTGATAGTATTCCTTTTAGAATCAAACTTGCATCTCAAATAATATTAAATATTGCGAATGGAGGGCTTTAA
- a CDS encoding neutral/alkaline non-lysosomal ceramidase N-terminal domain-containing protein yields MIVGYSKVIITPNKPMTMSGYDNRHKMAKDVHDDLYARCLIIKINGDSVVMISLDLLGVDETLTNKIKDALINIDEKLTRKAIFVCATHTHSGPSNLFLNRDGYNIEYVDDIVSKCKLAFLDAEDDLKKSAVFFGYRNITGIGLKRNSPNIEKKNKYIKCYFLKIKRNGEDILLINFPCHMTVLDENNLYYSKDLIYGMELTFNDKGINKFLFMNGAAGDISTRYYKKESSFDEAERLGRSLAEQILDTDDEGLSEVYAEDIVAEEFALLLKYREALTEDEKKARVDALNKKLLLTDDYRQKRDIESSLMVLNRPNKKFEVIPDVIKLNGKYFKKIKIPLVIIGKLAYIGIPLEIYYSTGIKIQNIINKKFGVNHTFIFGYCGGYGGYMPPTKEFNQMTYEVVACPFERDSEDKLLEKLSEDRNEKMY; encoded by the coding sequence ATGATTGTCGGTTATTCAAAGGTGATAATTACTCCAAATAAACCAATGACTATGTCTGGATATGATAACAGACATAAAATGGCAAAAGATGTACATGATGATCTTTATGCAAGATGTCTTATTATAAAAATAAATGGTGATAGTGTTGTAATGATTTCTTTAGATCTTTTAGGAGTTGATGAAACTCTTACAAATAAAATAAAAGATGCATTAATAAATATAGATGAAAAGTTAACAAGAAAAGCTATATTTGTGTGTGCAACTCATACTCATAGTGGGCCTTCAAATCTGTTTTTAAACAGAGATGGATATAATATTGAATATGTGGATGATATTGTTTCAAAATGCAAACTGGCATTTTTAGATGCTGAGGACGACCTTAAGAAATCGGCTGTATTTTTTGGATATAGAAATATTACTGGTATTGGTTTAAAGAGAAATTCACCTAATATCGAGAAGAAAAATAAATATATAAAGTGTTATTTTCTCAAAATAAAAAGAAACGGAGAAGATATACTACTGATAAATTTTCCTTGCCATATGACAGTTCTTGATGAGAATAATTTGTATTATTCGAAAGATCTAATATATGGAATGGAACTAACTTTCAATGATAAAGGAATTAATAAATTTTTATTCATGAATGGGGCAGCTGGAGATATAAGTACAAGATACTATAAAAAAGAATCATCTTTTGATGAGGCGGAAAGATTGGGCAGATCACTTGCAGAACAAATATTGGATACTGATGACGAAGGATTATCTGAAGTTTATGCGGAAGATATAGTTGCAGAAGAATTTGCTCTATTACTAAAATACAGAGAAGCTCTGACAGAAGATGAGAAGAAGGCAAGAGTAGACGCTTTAAATAAAAAACTTTTACTTACAGATGATTATAGACAAAAAAGGGATATTGAATCTTCATTAATGGTTTTAAATCGTCCAAATAAAAAGTTTGAGGTGATTCCTGATGTAATAAAATTAAATGGGAAATATTTCAAGAAAATAAAAATTCCCCTTGTGATAATAGGGAAACTAGCTTATATAGGAATTCCTTTAGAAATATATTATAGTACAGGAATAAAAATTCAAAATATAATAAATAAAAAGTTTGGTGTTAACCATACATTTATATTTGGCTATTGTGGAGGATATGGAGGTTATATGCCTCCTACAAAAGAATTCAATCAAATGACTTACGAAGTTGTCGCATGTCCATTTGAAAGAGATTCTGAAGACAAATTACTTGAAAAATTATCGGAGGACAGAAATGAGAAAATGTATTGA
- a CDS encoding PTS system mannose/fructose/sorbose family transporter subunit IID, which translates to MDQNEVKEKINKKDLNKMFWRLLAFQLSWNYERMQNLGYLFVMKPILKKVYKNSTKEEKIQAMKRHLEFFNTNPVLSGPIFGVTAAMEEQGGNNMGQAISAVKVGLMGPLAGLGDSLFWLTLSPIFKSLGASFASQGNPVFMIFPFLFATITLITKYYGISLGYEKGTSFLNEIKNSDILKRGTTIATILGLVIVGGLIPQMVIVNISAVITVNKVKIVIQKILDGIMPSLLPLIVTLICYRMIKRKKSSVVILLSIIVLSILLKWVKVL; encoded by the coding sequence ATGGATCAGAACGAAGTAAAAGAAAAAATAAATAAAAAAGATTTAAATAAAATGTTCTGGAGATTATTAGCATTTCAACTTTCATGGAATTATGAAAGAATGCAAAACCTGGGTTATTTATTTGTTATGAAACCCATTCTGAAAAAAGTATACAAAAATAGTACAAAAGAAGAAAAAATTCAAGCAATGAAGAGACATCTGGAATTTTTTAATACCAATCCAGTTCTATCAGGTCCAATATTTGGTGTTACGGCTGCGATGGAAGAACAAGGTGGAAATAACATGGGACAGGCTATATCAGCTGTTAAAGTTGGACTGATGGGACCGCTTGCAGGATTAGGTGATAGTCTTTTTTGGCTTACCCTATCACCTATATTTAAAAGCCTTGGAGCTTCTTTTGCATCTCAAGGTAATCCGGTATTTATGATTTTTCCATTTTTATTTGCAACAATAACTCTTATTACCAAATATTATGGTATTAGTTTAGGATACGAAAAAGGGACATCTTTTTTAAACGAGATAAAAAACTCTGATATTCTTAAACGAGGGACTACAATTGCTACGATATTAGGTTTAGTAATTGTCGGTGGACTTATTCCTCAAATGGTGATTGTTAATATCTCTGCTGTAATAACTGTTAATAAGGTAAAGATCGTTATACAGAAGATATTGGATGGGATAATGCCATCTCTTTTACCGCTGATCGTTACACTAATATGTTATCGCATGATTAAAAGAAAGAAATCATCTGTAGTGATATTACTTTCAATAATAGTTTTGTCAATTTTACTTAAATGGGTTAAGGTATTATAA
- a CDS encoding PTS mannose/fructose/sorbose/N-acetylgalactosamine transporter subunit IIC — MLTKAVLLGLLSAIGYIDNYGPQIGMSNSLILGSLAGLILGDFKQGMIIAATLQLMWMGVVSIGAYVPPDTITGTILGTAFGIISGKGVVAGVAMAVPISLVCQQLSILLRTITISLTHKADRVAEEGNLDKIDKYHLMGGVIFGVGMFIPVFLAVYLGSEYVEKLFAIIPKVITSGFSVAGGIMPALGFGMLLSFMMNKKLWIFFLLGFISNAYLKIPTIGIALIGIIAAFAYDMFTNKDNGNMDISKKGGLDL, encoded by the coding sequence TTGTTAACGAAAGCGGTTTTGTTAGGGCTTTTAAGCGCAATAGGTTATATAGACAACTATGGTCCACAAATTGGAATGAGTAATTCGTTAATTTTAGGTTCATTAGCAGGCCTTATATTAGGAGATTTTAAACAAGGAATGATAATAGCTGCAACGCTACAGTTAATGTGGATGGGAGTCGTATCCATTGGTGCTTATGTACCGCCTGATACAATAACAGGTACAATATTAGGAACTGCATTTGGGATTATTTCAGGAAAGGGTGTAGTTGCAGGAGTTGCTATGGCAGTACCTATATCATTAGTATGCCAACAGCTTAGCATATTGCTCCGTACAATAACTATATCACTGACCCATAAGGCAGATAGAGTTGCTGAAGAAGGTAACCTTGATAAGATAGATAAATATCATCTGATGGGCGGAGTTATTTTTGGAGTGGGAATGTTCATACCGGTTTTTCTTGCAGTTTATCTTGGCTCTGAATATGTTGAAAAGTTATTTGCGATAATACCAAAAGTTATTACAAGTGGATTTAGTGTAGCAGGAGGAATAATGCCCGCTCTTGGTTTTGGAATGCTTCTTTCATTTATGATGAATAAAAAATTATGGATATTTTTCTTACTGGGATTTATTTCAAATGCATATTTGAAGATACCGACTATCGGTATTGCTCTTATTGGAATAATAGCTGCTTTTGCATATGATATGTTTACAAACAAAGATAATGGGAATATGGATATTTCTAAGAAAGGGGGTCTTGACTTATAA
- a CDS encoding PTS system mannose/fructose/N-acetylgalactosamine-transporter subunit IIB, with product MSIKIVRIDDRLIHGQVVTTWVKQYGIEQIIIVNDLIARDQVQMAVMQLAGPTGVKIVPLTVEKFINAYNSNPIKRSTMLIFTNPADVEKTLEGGVKIPFLNVGGMKFISGKTWITKAVSIDESDKNAFKKIMERGIDVQIQMLPNDKQISMKKLIK from the coding sequence ATGTCTATTAAGATTGTCCGTATTGATGATAGACTAATTCATGGACAAGTAGTAACTACATGGGTTAAACAATATGGAATTGAACAGATTATTATAGTAAATGACTTAATAGCTAGGGATCAAGTACAAATGGCCGTAATGCAACTTGCAGGGCCTACAGGTGTAAAAATTGTGCCTCTTACTGTAGAAAAATTTATTAATGCCTATAATTCAAATCCAATTAAAAGATCTACTATGCTTATATTTACAAATCCTGCAGATGTAGAAAAGACTCTTGAAGGAGGTGTTAAGATTCCTTTTCTCAATGTAGGAGGAATGAAGTTTATATCCGGAAAAACTTGGATTACAAAAGCAGTTTCTATTGATGAATCAGACAAGAATGCATTTAAAAAAATAATGGAAAGGGGGATTGATGTACAAATTCAGATGTTACCTAATGATAAACAAATTTCAATGAAGAAGTTGATAAAATAA
- a CDS encoding PTS sugar transporter subunit IIA: MNKEMVGIILISHGYFAREALKSAEMIVGRQEKIKAISVVPGMDLNETVNKLKQAVNEVKENAGAIIMTDIIGGTPSNASSILTASLNNILVISGFNMPMLLEILTSRNKNIAEISENICNVGKQGIVDITNKIKSSLK, encoded by the coding sequence ATGAATAAAGAAATGGTTGGAATAATATTGATAAGTCATGGTTATTTTGCACGAGAAGCATTAAAAAGTGCTGAAATGATTGTTGGACGTCAAGAAAAGATTAAGGCAATATCTGTAGTACCAGGTATGGATTTAAATGAAACAGTTAACAAGTTAAAACAGGCAGTTAATGAGGTGAAAGAAAATGCAGGAGCAATTATTATGACAGATATTATTGGGGGGACACCTTCCAATGCATCAAGCATATTAACTGCATCATTAAATAATATATTAGTGATATCAGGATTTAACATGCCTATGCTTTTAGAAATTTTAACTTCAAGAAATAAAAATATTGCTGAAATTTCTGAAAATATATGTAATGTTGGTAAACAAGGTATTGTTGATATAACAAATAAAATAAAAAGTTCATTGAAGTAA
- a CDS encoding sigma 54-interacting transcriptional regulator produces MNRIDRVGEKIKTLSSKVRKSDIFDRKNVGYSAGYIAELIGSQRNNITTDLNNLYKEGKLIKISGKPVLFFDRETFEKMFSVKLQGNSLCCKNLNEFINDKHKVKEEKYNDIFQNIIGSEGSLSIAIKQAKAAILYPPQGLHTIIFGETGVGKSMFAEAMYKYGKSEGIFNSNSPFVVFNCADYANNPQLLLSQLFGYSKGSFTGAETEKPGLIEIADGGVLLLDEVHRLPPEGQEMLFTFIDKGIFRRMGEINNERTAKVLIIAATTENPDSSLLKTFTRRIPMSIELPPLRERKLSERFGIIKRFFIAEAVRLNNNIIVDKDVFEALLTYNPVGNVGQIKSDIQLSIARAFLEFSIKKLSNVFVTIDFVPEYIKNGLLSLDKETRLRLNKMLVDSQYSFNSDSLSEVTIQEPKYDFIKYFYEKMNLKLDSEVNIQKTFRDFTQIVSHDMYSANKIFDFIDDDVIDIVNVMSDVIYEELGVTLSRSIYYSLALHFIYTIKYDLRNIDYMSIPNDEKIKIKYSDEYRTSRRIIKKIEKEFGICCPEYEEYFLTIVLSSLKENKNENHVGILVIVHGEATASNFAGVANELLGTNIVNSIDMPLNEKPDDILLKAIDMVKKIDQGKGVLLLVDMGSLVTFSSIIHEKTGVDVRVLDNISTLTVIEAARKALIPNLDIESIISSLINMNQTLNERLRRRIEEESNKDIKKVIYTVCASGQGTAFYLEDSIKKILTENHIYNVKVIPLSLANNKQFREVIADTAKDKYIVAIVGSIDPMIEEYPFISLQEIIMNNGLKKLLKLVNPDISLYNDEECIHKINKEIVWKATTEVIEKYLQFLSAEKVLPYVRDFISTLENKIYTNLKESIIVRIYIHIACMIERILFKRDHLNAGVDIKEYMIENESLWRAVKDSINKIQEVFNLDILDDEIYYIVELLKDENAV; encoded by the coding sequence ATGAATAGAATTGATAGAGTCGGTGAAAAAATAAAAACATTATCCTCAAAAGTTAGAAAAAGTGATATATTTGATCGAAAAAATGTTGGTTACTCTGCAGGCTATATTGCTGAATTAATAGGTTCTCAGAGGAATAATATTACAACCGATTTAAACAATCTTTACAAAGAAGGTAAATTAATAAAGATTTCTGGCAAACCTGTACTTTTTTTTGACAGAGAAACGTTTGAAAAAATGTTTAGTGTAAAGCTTCAGGGTAACAGCCTTTGCTGTAAAAATTTAAATGAGTTCATAAATGATAAGCATAAAGTTAAAGAAGAGAAATACAATGATATATTTCAAAATATCATAGGAAGTGAGGGAAGCCTTTCTATAGCTATAAAGCAGGCAAAAGCGGCTATACTTTATCCGCCCCAAGGTCTTCACACCATAATATTTGGGGAAACCGGTGTAGGAAAAAGCATGTTTGCAGAAGCAATGTATAAATATGGTAAGTCTGAAGGCATATTTAACAGTAATTCTCCTTTTGTTGTTTTTAATTGTGCTGATTATGCAAATAATCCTCAACTTTTGTTATCTCAACTTTTTGGATATAGTAAGGGTTCTTTTACTGGCGCGGAAACGGAAAAACCAGGGCTTATTGAAATTGCAGATGGAGGAGTACTGTTACTGGATGAAGTTCATAGACTTCCACCTGAAGGTCAAGAGATGTTGTTTACTTTTATAGATAAGGGTATATTCAGGAGGATGGGTGAAATTAATAATGAAAGAACTGCAAAGGTATTGATAATTGCAGCAACTACTGAAAATCCAGATTCAAGTCTTTTGAAAACATTTACGAGAAGAATACCTATGTCCATAGAACTTCCACCATTAAGAGAGAGAAAGCTTAGTGAAAGATTTGGAATAATTAAGAGATTTTTTATTGCGGAAGCAGTTAGACTAAATAATAATATTATTGTGGACAAGGATGTGTTCGAAGCTTTACTTACCTATAACCCTGTAGGAAATGTTGGACAGATCAAAAGTGATATTCAGCTTTCAATAGCGAGAGCTTTTCTGGAGTTTAGTATTAAAAAACTTAGTAATGTATTTGTAACTATTGATTTTGTACCTGAATACATAAAAAATGGATTGCTCAGTCTTGATAAAGAAACAAGGTTACGTCTTAACAAAATGCTCGTTGATAGCCAATATAGTTTCAATTCAGATTCATTATCCGAAGTCACCATACAAGAACCTAAATATGATTTTATCAAATATTTTTATGAAAAAATGAACTTGAAGCTTGATAGCGAAGTTAATATACAGAAAACCTTTAGAGATTTTACTCAAATTGTTAGTCACGATATGTATTCGGCAAATAAAATTTTCGACTTTATTGATGATGATGTAATTGATATAGTAAACGTGATGTCTGATGTTATATATGAAGAGCTTGGAGTCACGCTTAGCAGAAGCATATACTACAGCCTTGCCTTACATTTTATATATACTATAAAATATGACTTAAGAAATATAGATTATATGAGTATTCCAAATGATGAGAAGATAAAAATAAAATATTCCGATGAATATAGGACATCAAGAAGGATTATAAAAAAGATTGAAAAGGAGTTTGGAATATGCTGCCCTGAATATGAAGAATATTTTCTTACAATTGTTTTAAGTTCTCTTAAGGAAAATAAAAATGAAAATCATGTAGGAATTCTTGTCATAGTTCATGGGGAGGCGACTGCTTCAAATTTTGCCGGTGTAGCCAATGAACTTCTTGGAACAAATATTGTAAACTCAATAGATATGCCTTTGAATGAAAAACCAGATGATATTTTATTAAAAGCCATTGATATGGTGAAAAAGATAGATCAGGGGAAAGGGGTATTACTTTTAGTAGATATGGGTTCTCTCGTAACTTTTAGCAGTATAATACATGAGAAAACAGGCGTTGATGTACGTGTCCTTGATAATATAAGTACCCTTACAGTAATTGAGGCTGCTCGAAAAGCATTGATACCAAATTTGGATATTGAAAGTATAATAAGTTCTCTTATAAATATGAATCAGACATTAAATGAAAGACTTAGAAGAAGAATCGAAGAAGAATCCAACAAGGATATTAAAAAAGTAATATATACTGTATGTGCTTCTGGACAGGGCACGGCATTTTATCTTGAGGATAGTATTAAAAAAATATTAACTGAAAATCACATATATAATGTAAAAGTTATACCTCTTAGCTTAGCAAACAATAAACAATTTAGAGAGGTAATTGCCGATACTGCAAAGGATAAGTATATTGTGGCTATTGTTGGAAGTATTGATCCAATGATAGAAGAATATCCGTTTATTTCTCTTCAGGAAATTATAATGAATAATGGATTGAAAAAACTTCTTAAACTTGTGAATCCAGATATTTCATTATATAATGACGAAGAGTGCATACATAAAATAAATAAGGAAATAGTTTGGAAGGCAACAACCGAGGTGATAGAAAAATATCTTCAATTTTTATCAGCGGAGAAGGTACTTCCGTATGTTAGAGATTTTATTTCTACACTTGAAAATAAAATATATACCAATTTAAAAGAGAGCATTATAGTTAGAATATATATTCATATTGCATGTATGATAGAGCGGATTCTTTTTAAAAGAGATCATCTTAATGCAGGAGTGGATATAAAAGAATACATGATAGAAAATGAGTCATTATGGAGAGCTGTCAAGGATTCCATCAATAAAATACAAGAAGTATTTAATTTAGATATTTTAGATGATGAAATTTATTATATAGTGGAATTATTAAAGGATGAGAATGCAGTATAA
- a CDS encoding ECF transporter S component: protein MKNDRLILITRYAVMLAITVVMTMIIHIPILGTKGYLNLGDMVVFLAAVMFGKKGGFVVGGLGSALADILLGYSYYAPITFVVKGLEGFFCAALLETKTGKKLPFLPMIIGGIWMALGYYIAEIFMYGAKAALISMPANLIQGVVGAVLAIALKTALKKTRIFNL, encoded by the coding sequence GTGAAGAATGACAGACTTATTTTAATTACAAGGTATGCAGTAATGCTTGCTATTACCGTTGTTATGACTATGATTATACATATTCCTATATTGGGAACCAAAGGATATTTAAATTTGGGAGATATGGTGGTGTTTTTGGCGGCTGTTATGTTTGGGAAAAAGGGAGGATTTGTAGTTGGCGGACTGGGATCGGCTCTCGCCGATATTCTGCTGGGATATAGCTATTATGCTCCAATTACTTTTGTGGTAAAGGGATTGGAGGGATTTTTCTGTGCGGCATTATTGGAAACAAAAACGGGAAAGAAATTACCTTTTTTGCCCATGATCATAGGTGGTATATGGATGGCATTGGGATACTATATAGCAGAGATATTTATGTATGGAGCAAAGGCTGCTCTCATATCCATGCCTGCCAACTTGATTCAGGGAGTAGTAGGTGCAGTGCTGGCAATAGCACTTAAAACCGCTTTGAAAAAAACGAGGATATTTAATTTATAA
- a CDS encoding putative bifunctional diguanylate cyclase/phosphodiesterase yields MTKDELEYIIPFKNLDDLFNCYSNIFKKSFLLVDESGNILVRSGVIEDYKKALLFNLNKINEEKEKNVSILFKNKEDAIIVLPLFENYKHFATLISGIFDVKDLKKEIRAQLKGKENYFCYADHKEALFEKENDRLLLCILDNMSSIIIDIYKNSTKLKKLEKIEDKLFSWSSRPKSFTTAETYKEGDSFELKIKENLADAIKNEEFVLFYQPVVDMKTGRISSLEALVRWNSPIFGFMPPLEFIPICEKTGLIKPLGNWILNRAMEDGKKICENLEYPMDIAVNVSAVQFEGEDFVSVVKKNLEETKFDPTRLYIEITESSLILSLDNILNILKELKNMGIRILLDDFGTGYSSLNYLENLPIDGVKIDKSFISKIEEVNYKKSILSSIISLVKKMNLDAIVEGVEEESQLRYLEECSCTKVQGYLFSKPIPITELHTLFDKKIII; encoded by the coding sequence GTGACAAAAGATGAGCTGGAGTATATAATCCCTTTTAAAAATTTAGATGATTTGTTCAATTGTTACAGCAATATATTTAAAAAATCTTTTTTATTGGTAGATGAATCTGGGAATATATTAGTTAGATCAGGTGTAATCGAAGATTATAAAAAGGCCCTTTTATTTAATCTGAATAAAATAAATGAGGAAAAAGAAAAAAATGTAAGTATCTTGTTTAAGAACAAAGAAGACGCAATAATAGTTTTGCCTCTATTTGAAAATTACAAACATTTTGCCACTCTTATATCAGGAATTTTTGATGTAAAGGATTTAAAGAAGGAAATAAGAGCTCAGCTTAAGGGAAAAGAAAACTATTTTTGTTATGCTGATCATAAAGAAGCATTGTTTGAAAAAGAGAACGATAGGTTATTACTATGTATATTGGATAATATGAGTTCTATTATTATAGATATTTATAAGAACAGTACGAAGTTAAAAAAATTAGAAAAAATTGAAGACAAACTTTTTTCTTGGAGTTCAAGACCTAAGAGCTTTACGACTGCTGAAACATATAAAGAGGGAGACAGTTTTGAACTAAAAATTAAAGAAAACCTTGCAGATGCTATAAAAAATGAGGAATTTGTTCTTTTTTATCAGCCGGTAGTTGATATGAAAACAGGAAGAATATCTTCTTTGGAAGCATTAGTCAGATGGAACAGCCCGATCTTCGGATTCATGCCGCCGTTAGAATTTATTCCTATCTGTGAAAAAACAGGATTGATAAAACCTTTAGGGAATTGGATATTGAACCGGGCAATGGAAGATGGGAAAAAGATTTGTGAAAATTTAGAATATCCCATGGATATAGCGGTGAATGTTTCAGCCGTACAGTTTGAAGGTGAGGATTTTGTTTCCGTAGTAAAGAAGAATTTGGAAGAAACGAAATTTGATCCCACTCGTTTGTATATAGAGATAACGGAAAGTTCTCTTATACTTTCCCTGGATAATATATTAAATATCCTTAAGGAATTAAAGAATATGGGAATAAGAATTCTTCTTGATGATTTCGGAACGGGTTATTCATCTTTAAATTATCTTGAGAACTTGCCTATTGACGGAGTAAAAATAGATAAATCTTTTATAAGCAAAATTGAAGAGGTTAATTATAAAAAATCTATTTTAAGTTCAATTATATCCTTAGTTAAAAAGATGAATTTAGATGCCATTGTAGAAGGCGTAGAAGAAGAAAGCCAGCTTCGATATTTGGAAGAGTGCAGCTGTACAAAAGTTCAAGGATATCTATTCAGTAAGCCTATACCTATAACTGAATTGCATACCTTGTTTGATAAAAAAATTATTATATAA
- a CDS encoding TraX family protein — translation MNSFYLKIIAIITMLIDHIGAVLFPDMIWLRMIGRLAFPIFAYLISEGYFKTKDVKKYMLRLFIFALISQIPFYFAFREGFYLNVFFTLFLGLYAIYKYDQTKNYWVVFGVGMLAYFLNTDYNIYGIIMIFLFYKFHDNFKRMAVSQVWLNLLYLGIPILVMFLRGGKMTPSMIGYQLIQGLCLISLIFINYYNGEKGYSLKYVFYSFYPVHLGVLALISYLK, via the coding sequence TTGAATTCATTTTATTTAAAAATTATTGCTATTATAACTATGCTTATTGATCACATAGGGGCAGTGCTTTTTCCCGATATGATATGGCTTAGGATGATAGGAAGATTAGCTTTTCCTATATTTGCTTATCTCATTTCAGAAGGCTATTTTAAGACGAAAGATGTGAAAAAATACATGTTGAGGCTTTTTATATTTGCACTTATTTCTCAGATTCCGTTTTATTTTGCTTTCAGAGAAGGATTTTATTTGAATGTTTTTTTCACTTTATTTTTAGGACTGTATGCTATTTACAAATATGATCAGACCAAAAATTACTGGGTAGTATTTGGAGTAGGAATGTTGGCTTATTTTTTAAATACTGATTATAATATATACGGAATAATCATGATTTTTTTGTTTTATAAGTTCCACGATAATTTTAAAAGGATGGCTGTCAGCCAGGTCTGGTTAAACCTTCTTTATTTAGGGATTCCTATTTTAGTGATGTTTTTAAGAGGCGGGAAGATGACACCTTCAATGATTGGATATCAGCTTATACAGGGATTATGTTTAATTTCCTTGATCTTTATAAATTATTATAATGGAGAAAAGGGATATAGTTTGAAATATGTGTTTTATTCATTTTACCCGGTACATTTAGGAGTGCTGGCATTGATAAGTTATTTAAAATAA